CTCACGCTCAGGTCACTGTGCTGCCCTGCTCCAAACTCCTGGACCCCACCCAGGTCATCAGCTATTGCTCTTTGGGGGTTGCAACTCAGCTGAACCAGAAGTAGCTGGGCTTTGGAGTCATGGGAAGATTAAGGTATTATCTACTCACATCTTGCTTAGAGTGGAAGGGGGCTAAAATTGTGATGCCCAAATCCCTGCAGACAGTTTGTTCTTTCTCCCCGCAAGGAGGAACCACCTGTTGCCCCTCATTTGATGGAACAGCTTGCAAGGCTTGTGAGCAGTGGGCAGGGGTCCCGACAGGGGCCCCAGGGACTACGGCATCACTCGTGTTCTGTGGTGGGGCCCTTTGCTGTGCTGTTTGGTGGAGAAACTCTGACCAGAGCTAGAGACACCATCTGCAATGACCTCTACATCTATGATACCCGTGAGAGCCAGACTAATGGTTGAAGAGGGAAAAGGTGGGAAGATAGGAGAGCCCAAAGAATACAGAAAGAGGACAGAGTGATGGGgtaggaaggaggaagaattagTTGACAAGAGTTAAAGGAGTATACAGAATATTAAACATCTGAAGAGGCCCACAAATAAAGTGAGGAGAAAAATAATGGGCAAGGCTTTGGTCACGTTGAGTTCCATGGGTGACAAAGTGCGCCTACCTCAATAACCACCTTCTGCCTCTACCCAATAGGCAAGTCTCCTTCTCTGTGGTTCCACTTCCCCTGTGCAGACCGTGGGCTGAAACGTGTGGGCCATCGCACCTGCCTTTGGAATGATCAGCTTTACCTGGTTGGGGGTTTTGGTGAGGATGGCAGGACAGCCAGTCCACAGGTTTGCATCTTGGACCTCTTTTTCTAAAGAATAGTGCCAAGACACACTGCCAAGCCTCTATTTTATTGCAAACCCATAAAGCATTATCACCAGAGCTATCTGCCTCACTtcaaatacttattaaatttCAACCTGAGAGTCAAatttgtctctgaatttttttttaaaagggcaatAAATAAGTACACTCATCTTGATTTGCAAGAGAAAGGATAAAATATGGGTCCTACTCTGATATTGTGAGCCATTAACCTGATGGAAACAAAACCCACAAGTCACGTGTTGTCTCCTGCCCCATACAATTTCCACCCGATAGGGAGAAAGCTTCAGACTACAGCTAAGCATTCTGACCAAAACatttaattaacaaaaaaatattacagtagcagagaaaataataataataacaataaagggaaATTAGTAGTAGGAGGAGTCAgggtagaaaaaaatgcaaatgccttGACCCCTAGGAGACCAATACTCCAGCTGAGCTGGCCTTAGCCCCAGCCCCTTCTGAGTTTTCCTTGGCTGCTGGCTTCTCATCTTCACCCATTAGACGAATGTTGTGCTTTTCCCggaattcatttaattcttttccCTTTGCCTGAAGCTGCTGTGTCAGTGTCTCAATGATCTTCTGTATCTAGAGAGCAAGCAACATGGATTACACAAGGATATCAGGATTCCTTTCCTTCTACCTGGAATGGACTATGGTTGGGGTAAGTGAAGAAGAGATGACACTTCTAACCTTACCTTTAACCAAGTATTAACAGTGGAGCCCAGACACTAAAATTATTCCACTGTGTTTGAAatacataagaatcacctgggctgcttatttgtaaaatgtcattTCGTGGCATTCCCAAAGGTTCTGAGTCAGTGCGTTCAGAAGAGGATCCAGGAGGCTGCATTTAAAATTCACCTTTAAGTGATTTTGATGCAGGTATCCATGGACTACACTGTGAGAAAAACAGTTCTCACCCCCTACCCAACTCAGCCAGGTCACAGAGCCCATGGAAAGGGAATACAGCTGGCAACTCCTTTTGTGTAAGGAGCTGGATTTATCATAGCATACAGAGCACAGGCTAATAGGCTATTTATGCTGTCTTCAACATAAGTTTCTACCCAGACTTTCCTCCCCTTATTTCCTAAATCCCTGGCCTCTCCTTGTTCCTCACCCTTTTGCTGCCCAAAGCTTCTCCTCAGGGACTCTTGCTCACCTGCTCCTTGTTGTTCTCCAAAGCAGGCAGCACCTCTTTGACAGTCCGCTCTACCAGCACTCCTCCAACCATGCGGTAGCACTTGCGGGTTTCATCTACCTCCTTCAGTGTATCAATCACTAGGCTGGGGTAGGACAAGGCAGAACCTGAGAATTCAATCCCACTCTTCCGCAACCCTCCCTCACAAAATGGCCCATCCAACAGTCTGATTGTTTACTTCTCCCTGACTTTCTCACCTGTGCTCATTCAACTCCATCTCCAGCTCAGCTGCTTTAGATGCCAGGCCCCGCTGTTCCTGCCGAAGACGGTTGAAGCCAGCAATTACCtaaggacagagagaagagatAAGAGAGGGGACAGTGGAAATGGTAGAGGATCAAGACAGTACACAGGGTGGCAAGATTTACAAAGGTGCAACAGTGGACACTTACCTTGGAAAAAGAATAGAACACAAGtttgcacttttttttctttcgcagctggctggtaaagggatccaaacccttgaccttggcgctGTAACacttcactctaaccaactgagctaaccagccagtccaagTTTGTGATTCTAAATAAGTTTGTAATTCCATTCACCAAACACTGAATGCCTACCTACTTACTATGTGCGAGATGTTTGCTAGGCACTGGAGAATATAACAATAGATTTGGCTTCTGACTTCTTGTAGCTTATAGTTTGGTGGGGAATAGGTATTTATTATATAGGGATGGGGGTAGAGGGCTACTGGAGTACAGGGGAACCTAAAATACCAGGTAAAGAAGCCTGTCAGGAAGGGCTTTGTAATGAGGAACTCTTGTTTGGGTCTTCCCAGTATCCCATCCATTAGGGAACTGCCCCTTCTTAACTCAGTGGGGTTCTTCTGGGGCCACTAATCACAGAGTCCTTGCCTACTGATGACAGGGGCAGTGATCTATTCTATGTCTCTACACGAATTTGAATTTTGGGTGGAGAAGGCAACTAAAGTTAAGACACTTAGTGGTGCTATAGAGATGGCCCTCCATTCCTATTCCTGGGTTCcccaacttatttttaaaagatgaccagtaaagggatcccaacccttgacttggtgttgtcagcaccacgctctcccaagtgagcaaaacggccatccctatatagggatccgaacccttggccttggtgtcatcagtaccgcactttcccaagtgagccacgggtcggcccctagcttttttttttttttttttaaatcactgtttTCAATTTTGTGAACTACTCACTATTCTTCAAaaacactcctttaaaaaaaaaaaaaatacaaattgacCAGTCAGTCTTAACTGATACAGGCTTTCTGAGAGATAATGTCTTAAATGAAGCCTGAAGGATGAGAAATTGGGAGTAGGAGAAGGGGAGGGCAAAAGATGCACatgagataacatatgtaaaggCCCAGAGAAGTAATTACTGCCAGCTCCCAGTTCTCCAGAAACAGCAGAGAATAAAAACAGTGTGTGAAAACCAGACTTGGTACTAATACCACCACCACTGTCACTCCCAGTATGGGGTTCTGATGACTGTGTTTGGAAAGACATATCAGATGAAAAGTAGGagatgaaatgaggaaagaaaatgggaaagcGGGGGtgggaatttgggggaaaaaaacaaaacaaaacaaaatttaaggcTTGGAGACAAGAGACTAGCTTTCAAGTTCTGCCTCTGCTACTTATTGGATCTATGGCCTTGGACAGATATTTAATCCTACAGTTCTCAACCATGGCTAcatgttagaatcacctgaggaatatttttaaaagatgaatagtGGAGCCTCAGAACAACCACACAATCACCAGGGGAAAGGCCCAGatctcagtatttttaaaaagatctcccACATAATTCTAACGTGCAGCCAGAACCAAGAAGCCTtaattttcttacctgtaaaatgcacataataaTGATACCATGTGAACCAATGAGTGTGAAATGGCTTTGTAAGCAGTAAAGTACATTAATTATTATCACGGACTTCTCTCCAAATCCAGACGTACTCACTGGGAAACCTCCTGGACATCTGAGAGCAGTGAACCCAATCCATTCATACCACTGCCAAATCTCTCACTCCCATTTACATCATCTCCAGTTTCACTGCCAGAAACATTGCCCCAGTATTGATGATTAAGCACCTCATCTCTACTAGGGCCCCTTATCTCTAGTTCTGTAAGGTTCATATACAGGTAATACAAGCCAATGGCTGACGTGCACCACCCCTACATCCCTTCAACTGCCCAATAAATCAAGGAATAAAACCTGACCTGTCAGTCCAGCAACTTCTCCCTTCTCCAGCCCATCACCCCTTCATCTCAATCTGTTTCAACCACTCACTTCAACAAATGCCATGTAAATATAACTCATCTACAGTCTGTTTTTCCTTCACCTTCATTGCCTATACCAAAACTACTCCATCTACAATTAGCTTTttctccactgtcaatgttacagATCAAAATAATTTCATCTAAGAAAATTCCACAACTAAACCAGATTCTAGATGTTCTCCTAACACCCAAATGACCCACTTTCCTGGATGCATGTTGTTAAACGCATCAATGAAATCAGCTTAAATGTCTAAAATTTCTGAGGcctgaatttattttccttagtcATTAGTAGGAATATGCTTTTCAACAACCAATTTAGCACAAATAAATGCAGAGAATTTTAAAGATTCCAActttttttgtgttaatttttattgaatcataattgattatacatattttgggggttcaacgttgacatatgttgatcaaatcaatattactagcatatatatcgtacttattctttatgccccttgtccaatctctccccatccctctctcctttgt
The sequence above is drawn from the Cynocephalus volans isolate mCynVol1 chromosome 8, mCynVol1.pri, whole genome shotgun sequence genome and encodes:
- the PFDN2 gene encoding prefoldin subunit 2, producing MAENGGRTGRSSGSGAGKGAVSAEQVIAGFNRLRQEQRGLASKAAELEMELNEHSLVIDTLKEVDETRKCYRMVGGVLVERTVKEVLPALENNKEQIQKIIETLTQQLQAKGKELNEFREKHNIRLMGEDEKPAAKENSEGAGAKASSAGVLVS